Genomic segment of Flavobacteriales bacterium:
TGATCGCCTGTGATTCATTCAGAATGAGTGCCACCGGTTCTTCTTTTCCATACCATACATTCAATGAATCAATACGCTTTTCAACCAGGATCTCCGAGTAGCGATCTCCAAGATAATATGGCAAACTGGGTGGCCTTCCCCGGTTGTTGCCTATAACCACCGTAGTTCCTGGTTGTGTGAGGTTTTCCAAAAGGATAGCCGTCCTCCGAGTGCTGCTTTTCCATTGGTCCGCAATCGGCATGAGTAACACCCATATCACCACCTGAAACAAGGCATTCACCGCCACCCAACGCGGTATGAATTTCGGGGTACGGAGTGCAGATGCAGCAAAAACATTAAACACAATGAGCATGCCTCCGCTCACATAAAATACATATGCAGATGTTGTGGCAACAGGTAGCAATAAAGGCAGCAAACAGATCACCACAAACAACGCATGAGTCAACGAGAACTGGATTACGCTGAACGTCTTGCGCCAGTTCTTCAGCACCCCACCGTGATGCAAGATGGCATCGGCCAGAAAAAATGCGAGCGGAACATGCGCCACCACAGCATATGACGGAAGTTTACTCGGCGACAGCTCCCATGGCAACCACCCCGCTAGAAACCACAGCGTAAATACCATGTGATTGGTTCTTTCCAGAAAAGACCGGACAGACAAATAGACCGCCACCGGCAGATTCCTTAACCATGGCAGGAAAAATATGAGCATGAAAAGCAGATGGGTTCCGGGCGGTCCTTCCTGTCCCAAAACACCTCCACCCACCCGCTTCAGAATGTACCAATCCGCCATCCATCGGGCGAATGTTCCGCCATCCATCTGAATAGTGGCATATACCCAGCAAGCCAGCGGTAACAGCGCGAGGGGCAGAAAAAACCACGGTTTCAACTTATACAACCATTGACGGTCCGGATGACGCCATAGCAATCCGGCACAAAGAAAACCGGTAAACAAGATAACCGGCGGACCTTTCGTAAGCACAGCCAGCGCAAATGCCATCCAGAACACAAAGACCCATTTATAAGATGGCTTTCGTATCAGCATGGCAATCGACAAGCCACACATGGTTGAAAAGAGCAGCAGGGTACCATCCGTCAATGCGATCTTTCCCAATGCCGGTACCAAAAGGGAAGTAGATAAAATAAACGAAGCCATGAGTGATGTGCGAGCCCCCCACAGATGACGTCCCCAGCGATACATCAGAAACAGGGTCAACCAAACCGCCAGGGAAGAAGAAAAACGAACGCTGAATTCATTCATACCGAAAACCTTCGCGGCCAATGCAATGTTCCAGAAATGCAGCGGAGGCTTCCGATGGATGAAACCCCACATGAAATCAGGTATCACCCAATTGCCTGTTTGCAGCATCGTACGCGCAAAGCCCGCGTATGCAGCTTCATCCTGATCCCATAAACTGATCTGCTCGTTGTGCACAAGCAACAGGATGGCAAGCACACTAAAAAAAAGCCACACCCAGATACGGGGGGGAGATTGATTCAATACAGTATGTCTCCCGCTTCCCTTCAATGCACCTAAATGGTTTTCGAAAATATTTGTTCTTTGGGTTTGCTGCGCCAGAGTCTGGCATCAAAAGCCATGCACGCATTACGAAGGAAGGGTTTCCCCTGCGGTTTAATGGTGACGCTGTTCGGACCTACTTCAATCAGGTCATCCTCCTCCATCTCCACCAGCTTTGCCTTGCCCTGCGTCAGCACTTCTTCAAAGGCATTTCCCGAAGGCCATTCGGTGTCCATATGGCACATGAGGTTCAGT
This window contains:
- a CDS encoding glycosyltransferase family 39 protein — encoded protein: MKGSGRHTVLNQSPPRIWVWLFFSVLAILLLVHNEQISLWDQDEAAYAGFARTMLQTGNWVIPDFMWGFIHRKPPLHFWNIALAAKVFGMNEFSVRFSSSLAVWLTLFLMYRWGRHLWGARTSLMASFILSTSLLVPALGKIALTDGTLLLFSTMCGLSIAMLIRKPSYKWVFVFWMAFALAVLTKGPPVILFTGFLCAGLLWRHPDRQWLYKLKPWFFLPLALLPLACWVYATIQMDGGTFARWMADWYILKRVGGGVLGQEGPPGTHLLFMLIFFLPWLRNLPVAVYLSVRSFLERTNHMVFTLWFLAGWLPWELSPSKLPSYAVVAHVPLAFFLADAILHHGGVLKNWRKTFSVIQFSLTHALFVVICLLPLLLPVATTSAYVFYVSGGMLIVFNVFAASALRTPKFIPRWVAVNALFQVVIWVLLMPIADQWKSSTRRTAILLENLTQPGTTVVIGNNRGRPPSLPYYLGDRYSEILVEKRIDSLNVWYGKEEPVALILNESQAIKLAELRGELPQVEVHPGLYTDRLDKAGYILLINPEAQLVGR